In Mobula hypostoma chromosome 24, sMobHyp1.1, whole genome shotgun sequence, a genomic segment contains:
- the LOC134337599 gene encoding proteinase-activated receptor 3-like: MVWDKPSFTLNVSAIFLLCTAFCFSQEEGSGDQFIGRSIHFDQQSARNKSDAKETILDKSAKHFLTTAITTAVIPTLYLIIFAFGLPANGLAMINLITKVQRVPSTIFLMNLATADLLLILVLPFKIHYHFQGNNWVFGEALCRTMTAFFYGNMYCSILLLTFISIDRYFALVHPFYSKRFRDNRSAVAVCSMIWTLVALSVSPFLLQRQVYSFQELNITTCHDVLPRTTQQDYFFYYFVCLVVLGFLIPCLITVFCYVTVIKTLMMKNDKYAKAIRTIILVLIVYVVCFTPSNTALLIHFSQFDLAENNHLYLYYVICLALSTFNSCIDPFIYYYMSEDFRDNVRSIMSFSKEKKSEDSRKTFFHTESTSTSRSIASKCACSTLKNSESLGSREITGCNREFKEK, translated from the exons ATGGTTTGGGACAAACCCTCCTTTACACTCAATGTCTCAGCTATCTTCCTCCTCTGTACAGCGTTTTGTTTCTCACAGGAAG AAGGCTCAGGTGATCAATTCATTGGAAGAAGTATACACTTTGATCAACAGTCGGCACGAAACAAATCTGACGCCAAGGAGACTATCTTAGACAAGTCAGCGAAACACTTCCTAACCACAGCTATTACAACAGCAGTGATCCCTACTCTTTATCTCATCATCTTTGCCTTTGGTCTCCCTGCCAATGGGTTGGCTATGATCAATCTCATTACCAAGGTGCAACGAGTGCCTTCCACCATCTTCCTGATGAACCTGGCGACAGCCGACCTCCTCCTGATTCTGGTGCTCCCGTTCAAGATCCACTATCACTTCCAGGGCAACAACTGGGTCTTCGGCGAAGCCCTGTGCCGGACGATGACGGCCTTCTTCTACGGGAACATGTACTGCTCCATCCTGCTCCTCACCTTCATCAGCATCGACAGATACTTTGCTCTGGTCCATCCGTTCTACTCCAAGCGCTTTAGGGACAATAGGTCTGCTGTGGCTGTCTGCTCTATGATTTGGACTCTTGTAGCACTCTCTGTGTCACCGTTTCTCCTCCAGAGGCAAGTGTACTCATTCCAGGAATTAAACATCACAACCTGCCACGATGTTTTACCAAGGACCACACAGCAGGattattttttctattattttgtatGTTTGGTTGTGTTGggttttctcattccctgtcttATAACTGTATTTTGCTACGTAACTGTAATCAAAACGCTGATGATGAAAAATGATAAGTATGCCAAAGCAATAAGGACTATAATACTAGTGCTGATTGTATATGTGGTTTGCTTCACGCCTAGTAATACTGCCTTGCTCATCCACTTCTCACAGTTTGACCTTGCAGAGAACAATCACTTGTATTTATATTATGTGATCTGCCTGGCATTAAGCACCTTCAACAGCTGTATTGACCCTTTCATATATTACTATATGTCCGAAGACTTTCGCGACAATGTGAGAAGCATTATGTCTTTTAGTAAGGAGAAGAAAAGTGAGGATTCCAGAAAAACtttctttcacacagagagcacctCAACATCAAGGAGTATAGCATCTAAATGTGCGTGTTCTACTTTGAAAAACTCAGAAAGTCTTGGATCAAGAGAAATTACTGGTTGCAATAGAGAATTCAAGGAGAAGTGA
- the LOC134337601 gene encoding proteinase-activated receptor 4-like isoform X1: protein MALPAHCQKIVLFGLLLSPAVIGEMDRAVVPGPRSFRFDPTENNQTLDSIVMYYLTSSITTRMIPVILSIILIIGLPANGLALLILVTKVQRLPSTIFLMNLATADLLLMLVLPFKIQYHFQGNNWLFGEALCRTMMAFFYGNMYCSILLLTVISIDRYFALVHPLYSKGFRDKRFAVAVCFVIWALVGTFMIPLLLKEQVYSFQDPNITTCHDVLPDKVDSGYFFYCFVCLVAVGFLIPCVVTVFCYVSIVRALLKSSDLFGQAIRNMVLVLITYVVCFAPSNIILLIHHSGLHSMDVNYLYLNYTISLMLSTLNNCIDPFIYYYVSDEFRNKVRSVILSTTVKGKRSIKIAQPLIESSSSSAPESKITSDSSI from the exons ATGGCTCTGCCTGCACACTGCCAGAAAATTGTTCTCTTTGGGCTTTTGCTCTCACCTGCTGTAATTGGAGAGATGGATAGAG CAGTCGTTCCAGGCCCGCGGAGCTTTCGGTTCGATCCTACTGAAAATAACCAGACATTGGATAGCATAGTAATGTATTATCTGACCAGTTCCATtaccacaaggatgattccagtaaTTTTAAGCATCATCCTGATTATTGGACTCCCGGCCAATGGGCTGGCCCTTTTGATTCTGGTCACCAAGGTCCAACGACTACCTTCCaccatcttcctgatgaacttGGCGACAGCTGATCTTCTCCTGATGCTGGTGCTCCCGTTCAAGATCCAATATCACTTCCAGGGAAACAACTGGCTGTTTGGCGAAGCCCTGTGTCGGACGATGATGGCTTTCTTCTACGGGAACATGTACTGCTCCATCCTGCTCCTCACCGTCATCAGCATCGACAGATACTTTGCTCTGGTCCATCCACTTTACTCCAAAGGTTTCAGAGACAAGAGGTTCGCTGTGGCTGTCTGCTTCGTGATTTGGGCTCTTGTTGGAACTTTCATGATTCCACTTCTTCTCAAGGAGCAGGTGTACTCATTCCAGGATCCAAACATCACAACCTGCCATGATGTCTTGCCTGACaaagtggattctggttacttcTTCTATTGCTTTGTGTGTTTGGTTGCTGTTGGGTTTCTCATTCCTTGTGTGGTTACTGTATTTTGTTATGTGTCTATAGTCAGGGCATTGCTCAAAAGCAGTGATCTATTTGGCCAGGCTATACGAAACATGGTGTTAGTGCTGATTACATACGTGGTGTGCTTTGCCCCCAGTAATATCATCCTACTCATTCACCATTCTGGCCTTCACTCCATGGATGTCAACTACCTCTATCTGAATTACACGATCTCCCTCATGTTGAGTACGCTCAATAACTGCATTGACCCATTCATCTACTACTATGTTTCTGATGAGTTTCGGAATAAAGTGAGAAGCGTGATCCTCTCTACGACAGTGAAAGGCAAGAGGTCAATAAAAATAGCTCAGCCACTGATCGAGTCCAGTTCCTCCTCAGCACCTGAGAGCAAAATAACATCTGACTCCAGTATTTAA
- the LOC134337601 gene encoding proteinase-activated receptor 4-like isoform X2, whose protein sequence is MALPAHCQKIVLFGLLLSPAVIGEMDRVVPGPRSFRFDPTENNQTLDSIVMYYLTSSITTRMIPVILSIILIIGLPANGLALLILVTKVQRLPSTIFLMNLATADLLLMLVLPFKIQYHFQGNNWLFGEALCRTMMAFFYGNMYCSILLLTVISIDRYFALVHPLYSKGFRDKRFAVAVCFVIWALVGTFMIPLLLKEQVYSFQDPNITTCHDVLPDKVDSGYFFYCFVCLVAVGFLIPCVVTVFCYVSIVRALLKSSDLFGQAIRNMVLVLITYVVCFAPSNIILLIHHSGLHSMDVNYLYLNYTISLMLSTLNNCIDPFIYYYVSDEFRNKVRSVILSTTVKGKRSIKIAQPLIESSSSSAPESKITSDSSI, encoded by the exons ATGGCTCTGCCTGCACACTGCCAGAAAATTGTTCTCTTTGGGCTTTTGCTCTCACCTGCTGTAATTGGAGAGATGGATAGAG TCGTTCCAGGCCCGCGGAGCTTTCGGTTCGATCCTACTGAAAATAACCAGACATTGGATAGCATAGTAATGTATTATCTGACCAGTTCCATtaccacaaggatgattccagtaaTTTTAAGCATCATCCTGATTATTGGACTCCCGGCCAATGGGCTGGCCCTTTTGATTCTGGTCACCAAGGTCCAACGACTACCTTCCaccatcttcctgatgaacttGGCGACAGCTGATCTTCTCCTGATGCTGGTGCTCCCGTTCAAGATCCAATATCACTTCCAGGGAAACAACTGGCTGTTTGGCGAAGCCCTGTGTCGGACGATGATGGCTTTCTTCTACGGGAACATGTACTGCTCCATCCTGCTCCTCACCGTCATCAGCATCGACAGATACTTTGCTCTGGTCCATCCACTTTACTCCAAAGGTTTCAGAGACAAGAGGTTCGCTGTGGCTGTCTGCTTCGTGATTTGGGCTCTTGTTGGAACTTTCATGATTCCACTTCTTCTCAAGGAGCAGGTGTACTCATTCCAGGATCCAAACATCACAACCTGCCATGATGTCTTGCCTGACaaagtggattctggttacttcTTCTATTGCTTTGTGTGTTTGGTTGCTGTTGGGTTTCTCATTCCTTGTGTGGTTACTGTATTTTGTTATGTGTCTATAGTCAGGGCATTGCTCAAAAGCAGTGATCTATTTGGCCAGGCTATACGAAACATGGTGTTAGTGCTGATTACATACGTGGTGTGCTTTGCCCCCAGTAATATCATCCTACTCATTCACCATTCTGGCCTTCACTCCATGGATGTCAACTACCTCTATCTGAATTACACGATCTCCCTCATGTTGAGTACGCTCAATAACTGCATTGACCCATTCATCTACTACTATGTTTCTGATGAGTTTCGGAATAAAGTGAGAAGCGTGATCCTCTCTACGACAGTGAAAGGCAAGAGGTCAATAAAAATAGCTCAGCCACTGATCGAGTCCAGTTCCTCCTCAGCACCTGAGAGCAAAATAACATCTGACTCCAGTATTTAA